A window of the Oryza brachyantha chromosome 5, ObraRS2, whole genome shotgun sequence genome harbors these coding sequences:
- the LOC102717995 gene encoding homeobox-leucine zipper protein HOX3-like, which yields MEPIGTLKCPSGLKLSIALPGHALNPFSDKNAREQGVHLDLNRPYSGEEEELRLGVGMGVHRGEERGVLRRESSRHARLTMEQCKQLDEFYRQNPTIDVKQKRELAARLNLRLKQVDSWIRNRRSRSKQKSTEMECKQLKESLNIAQEDNHSLRLQVEQLKTKNLQLQLQLHTHHWQHAVRAPAGQQASTSAATGIFTSPWLDPNPYRAWYSPNAL from the exons ATGGAGCCTATTGGAACCCTGAAGTGTCCTTCCGGCTTGAAGCTTTCCATTGCTCTTCCTGGTCATGCCCTCAACCCTTTCTCTG ATAAGAACGCGAGGGAGCAGGGTGTCCATCTGGACTTGAACCGCCCGTATAGCGGTGAAGAGGAGGAGCTGCGCCTTGGTGTTGGCATGGGGGTGCacagaggggaggagaggggtgtTCTTAGGAGAGAAAGCTCTAGGCATGCACGCCTCACCATGGAGCAGTGCAAGCAACTTGACGAATTTTATCGTCAAAATCCTACAATTGATGTG AAACAAAAGAGGGAGTTGGCTGCTCGACTGAATCTTCGGTTAAAGCAGGTGGATTCCTGGATCCGCAACCGCAGGTCAAG GTCTAAGCAGAAATCCACCGAGATGGAGTGCAAGCAACTGAAGGAAAGCTTGAACATAGCTCAAGAGGATAACCACAGCCTCCGGCTCCAGGTTGAGCAGCTCAAGACGAAGAacttgcagctgcagctgcagctccaCACTCATCACTGGCAGCACGCCGTCAGAGCTCCCGCTGGACAGCAAGCCAGCACTTCTGCAGCTACTGGCATCTTCACTTCGCCTTGGCTTGACCCAAACCCTTACAGGGCTTGGTACTCGCCAAATGCACTCTGA